One Parafrankia discariae DNA segment encodes these proteins:
- a CDS encoding transpeptidase produces the protein MATHRRSGWSEDRRLRSARGVRGDRATAQTVAIGMAAVGATLVVGAAGALHVTGSAEDPDMSTTAQARDGVVPATSTRPEVATPHRITDSADSPGPTASGGHEAVAPGARPAAGVIPGVGDLMMARIPSSTRQVIVVTGADQSSTVNRVVLWQRADADAPWTAVGAEIPGRNGANGWSHDHVEGDLRSPVGVFSLTAAGGRYADPGTALPYEYRPSFYQAGGYEGDPMGEAFNYVVAIDYNRLPGHPPSDPTRPLGAAAGGDIWLHVDHNTPTRGCVSLPQASMETVLHWLAPSSHPMIIMGDRASLQASAGQQ, from the coding sequence ATGGCGACACACCGTAGGTCCGGGTGGTCCGAGGACCGCCGGCTCAGGAGCGCGCGCGGCGTACGCGGCGACCGTGCCACCGCGCAGACCGTCGCGATCGGGATGGCCGCGGTCGGCGCGACGCTGGTGGTCGGCGCCGCCGGAGCACTGCACGTGACCGGCTCGGCGGAGGATCCGGACATGTCGACGACTGCGCAGGCTCGAGACGGGGTTGTTCCCGCCACTTCGACGCGGCCGGAGGTGGCCACGCCGCACCGCATCACCGACTCGGCCGACAGCCCCGGGCCCACGGCCTCCGGTGGCCACGAGGCCGTCGCCCCGGGCGCGCGGCCGGCCGCCGGCGTGATCCCCGGCGTCGGCGACCTCATGATGGCGCGGATCCCGTCGTCGACCAGGCAGGTCATCGTCGTGACCGGCGCCGACCAGTCGTCGACCGTGAACCGCGTCGTGCTCTGGCAGCGCGCGGACGCCGACGCCCCCTGGACGGCCGTTGGCGCGGAGATCCCCGGCCGCAACGGGGCCAACGGCTGGAGCCACGACCACGTCGAGGGCGATCTGCGCAGTCCGGTGGGCGTGTTCAGCCTCACCGCGGCCGGGGGCCGCTACGCCGACCCGGGCACCGCGCTCCCCTACGAGTACCGCCCGTCCTTCTACCAGGCCGGCGGCTACGAGGGCGACCCGATGGGGGAGGCCTTCAACTACGTGGTCGCGATCGACTACAACCGGCTGCCGGGGCATCCGCCGTCCGACCCGACCCGGCCGCTGGGTGCCGCGGCCGGCGGGGACATCTGGCTGCACGTGGACCACAACACGCCCACGCGCGGCTGCGTCAGCCTCCCGCAGGCCTCGATGGAGACTGTCCTGCACTGGCTGGCCCCGAGCAGTCATCCCATGATCATCATGGGTGACCGGGCAAGCCTGCAGGCGTCCGCCGGCCAGCAGTGA
- a CDS encoding class I SAM-dependent methyltransferase, with translation MLLLLPMLVSVGLILNGIRLRGRLRRLDTVAASGRPVDPAHVFLVAEGVRLSDAARRAASNHARRERLLVLDLVPADLTVERALDVARMVDTRTYRADRSAPGRGAFQALLAHADLLDRVGITQREGFSPVELVDITTRLKRHAPAATDLAVVPGLQAARDDAAMRVRVQQRAYACTPASLYMPYAPHIGTFIGAQINHHVALVATALFWFQPFFVCAGRVPLAPRDLIRSPIVRILGLVIFIVHSARAGRRAKAAGLPADPAKEQARRRRQETAAWYAARARHVGRLREATSAECPWCGSVELAVRVRSRDLEMGKPGRFRLDGCAACGHVFLNPMITPDGQDYYERDWRDGFAAEIAEHTRARAAAADRARAELLRPYTTPRAWLDVGTGYGHFCNVARAHWPATVFGGLDLTDTVDDAHRRGWVDTAHRGELSQVADDLAGRYDVISMFGYLERTRYPSEELDGAVKALAPGGYLMIELPNVDCPAARRLRAYWSGWDVPRRLHFIPADNLLAALEDRGLRPVAVQFGPALRPGDLTRALGLLIERVAPRRRPWLDPARGGPGPRLLRVPLLLASIGPFLLAAVLDRASRSWQTQGQRSNTYRVLARKES, from the coding sequence GTGCTGCTGCTGCTACCCATGCTGGTGAGCGTCGGGCTCATCCTGAACGGGATCCGACTGCGCGGCCGGCTGCGCCGGCTGGACACCGTCGCCGCGTCGGGTCGGCCGGTGGACCCCGCCCACGTCTTCCTTGTGGCCGAGGGCGTGCGGCTCTCCGACGCGGCCCGGCGCGCGGCGAGCAACCACGCCCGCCGCGAGCGGCTGCTGGTGCTCGACCTCGTCCCCGCCGACCTCACCGTGGAACGCGCGCTCGACGTGGCCCGGATGGTCGACACCCGGACCTACCGGGCCGACCGCTCGGCGCCCGGCCGGGGTGCCTTCCAGGCCCTGCTGGCGCACGCCGACCTGCTGGACCGGGTCGGCATCACCCAGCGGGAGGGATTCAGCCCGGTCGAGCTGGTCGACATCACGACCCGGCTGAAACGACACGCCCCGGCCGCCACCGACCTGGCCGTCGTTCCCGGGCTGCAGGCCGCGCGCGACGACGCCGCGATGCGGGTACGCGTCCAGCAGCGGGCCTACGCGTGCACCCCGGCGAGTCTGTACATGCCGTACGCGCCGCACATCGGGACCTTCATCGGCGCCCAGATCAACCATCACGTCGCGCTGGTCGCGACGGCGCTGTTCTGGTTCCAGCCCTTCTTCGTCTGCGCCGGGCGGGTTCCGCTCGCCCCCCGCGACCTGATCCGCAGCCCGATCGTCCGCATCCTCGGCCTTGTGATCTTCATCGTGCACTCCGCCCGGGCCGGCCGCCGGGCGAAGGCCGCCGGGCTGCCCGCGGACCCGGCGAAGGAGCAGGCGCGCCGCCGCCGGCAGGAGACAGCCGCCTGGTACGCCGCCCGCGCCCGCCACGTCGGCCGGCTGCGCGAGGCGACCAGCGCCGAGTGCCCCTGGTGCGGGTCGGTCGAACTCGCGGTCCGGGTCCGCTCGCGGGACCTGGAGATGGGCAAGCCCGGGCGGTTCCGCCTCGACGGCTGCGCGGCCTGCGGCCACGTCTTCCTCAACCCGATGATCACCCCGGACGGGCAGGACTACTACGAGCGCGACTGGCGGGACGGCTTCGCCGCCGAGATCGCGGAACACACCCGGGCCCGCGCGGCCGCCGCCGACCGGGCCCGGGCCGAGCTGCTCCGCCCATACACCACCCCACGGGCCTGGCTGGACGTCGGCACCGGCTACGGCCACTTCTGCAACGTCGCCCGGGCCCACTGGCCGGCCACGGTGTTCGGTGGTCTCGACCTCACCGACACGGTGGACGACGCCCACCGGCGGGGCTGGGTGGACACCGCCCACCGCGGCGAGCTGAGCCAGGTAGCGGACGATCTCGCCGGCCGCTACGACGTGATCAGCATGTTCGGCTATCTCGAGCGGACCCGCTACCCGTCGGAGGAGCTGGACGGCGCCGTCAAGGCGCTGGCCCCCGGTGGATACCTGATGATCGAGCTGCCGAACGTGGACTGCCCGGCGGCGCGGCGGCTGCGGGCCTACTGGTCCGGCTGGGACGTGCCGCGCCGGCTGCACTTCATCCCGGCCGACAACCTGCTCGCCGCGTTGGAGGACCGCGGGCTGCGCCCGGTCGCCGTCCAGTTCGGGCCGGCGCTGCGCCCCGGTGACCTCACCCGGGCGCTGGGCCTGCTCATCGAGCGGGTGGCGCCGCGGCGCCGGCCCTGGCTGGACCCGGCCCGCGGCGGGCCGGGACCGCGACTGCTGCGGGTACCGCTGCTGCTGGCCTCGATCGGCCCGTTCCTGCTGGCCGCCGTGCTGGACCGGGCCAGCAGATCCTGGCAGACCCAGGGGCAACGCTCGAACACCTACCGGGTGCTGGCCCGCAAGGAGAGCTGA
- a CDS encoding acyl-CoA dehydrogenase family protein has protein sequence MDLTFSAAEEAFRADLRSWLAESVPAAWREPGFWAGVPDDEAFGLRREWERRKFDAGFAGIDWPTEYGGRGGTPGMKAIYDEELALVRAPATVNPLGLAFLAPTIMAVGTDEQKREVIRPLLRCDVIWCQGFSEPDAGSDLAALRTSGVADGDDIVVNGQKVWTTNASHGDRIFTMVRTEPGSQRHRGLSMLLLDMHQAGVEVRPLRQMSGATEFGEVFFTDARVPARECLGGLGNGWATAMLLLSFERGASGISQYTAFRQTYDEIVRAARALGRDTDPVLRQELGRRLAELECLRYHAMHVLTQVERGADLGAESSMTKLQWSETYQDLFETFDDLLGADAAVSTPVAGLDLSALQSEGFWSRSVTIWGGSSQVQRNIVAERVLGLPR, from the coding sequence ATGGACCTGACCTTCAGCGCCGCGGAGGAGGCGTTCCGCGCGGACCTGCGGAGCTGGCTCGCCGAGAGCGTTCCCGCGGCGTGGCGGGAGCCGGGCTTCTGGGCTGGCGTCCCCGACGACGAGGCCTTCGGGCTGCGCCGGGAGTGGGAGCGCCGCAAGTTCGACGCGGGCTTCGCCGGCATCGACTGGCCCACCGAGTACGGCGGGCGCGGCGGCACCCCCGGCATGAAGGCGATCTACGACGAGGAGCTGGCGCTCGTCCGCGCGCCCGCCACCGTCAACCCGCTCGGCCTCGCCTTCCTCGCGCCGACGATCATGGCGGTCGGCACGGACGAGCAGAAACGCGAGGTCATCCGTCCGCTGCTGCGCTGCGACGTGATCTGGTGCCAGGGTTTCTCCGAGCCGGACGCGGGCTCCGACCTGGCCGCGCTACGGACGTCCGGCGTGGCCGACGGCGACGACATCGTCGTCAACGGCCAGAAGGTCTGGACGACCAACGCCAGCCACGGCGACCGGATCTTCACCATGGTCCGCACCGAGCCGGGCAGCCAGCGCCACCGCGGCCTGTCGATGCTGCTGCTCGACATGCACCAGGCCGGCGTCGAGGTGCGGCCGCTGCGGCAGATGAGCGGGGCGACCGAGTTCGGCGAGGTGTTCTTCACCGACGCCCGGGTGCCCGCCCGTGAGTGCCTCGGCGGCCTGGGCAACGGCTGGGCAACGGCGATGCTGTTGCTCTCCTTCGAGCGCGGCGCGTCGGGCATCTCGCAGTACACCGCCTTCCGGCAGACCTACGACGAGATCGTCCGGGCGGCCCGGGCGCTGGGGCGCGACACCGACCCGGTGCTGCGCCAGGAGCTCGGCCGCCGGCTGGCCGAGCTCGAGTGCCTGCGCTACCACGCCATGCACGTGCTCACCCAGGTGGAGCGGGGCGCCGACCTGGGCGCCGAGTCGTCGATGACCAAGTTGCAGTGGTCCGAGACCTACCAGGACCTGTTCGAGACCTTCGACGACCTGCTGGGCGCCGACGCCGCGGTCAGCACGCCCGTCGCGGGCCTCGACCTCTCCGCTCTGCAGTCGGAGGGGTTCTGGTCCAGGTCGGTCACCATCTGGGGCGGTTCGTCGCAGGTGCAACGCAACATCGTCGCCGAGCGGGTGCTCGGCCTGCCGCGCTGA
- the thiC gene encoding phosphomethylpyrimidine synthase ThiC, producing the protein MRQIRPTDSDNTASDNTTTEAAGSGSGSGSGAEGILARPFPGSRKTYLVGSRPDLRVPMREVALSTGDSLVLYDTSGPYTDPGSGVDVRRGLPALRAGWIAARGDTEEIEGRAVQPADDGRRSDAPAGDVFLGSGQAPRRAAAGRAVTQLAYARRGEITAEMEFVALREGLPPELVRDEIAAGRAVLPANVNHPESEPMAIGRNLLVKINANIGNSAVASSIEEEVEKMVWSTRWGADTVMDLSTGRNIHTTREWIIRNSPVPIGTVPIYQALEKVGGKAEELTWEVYRDTVIEQAEQGVDYMTVHAGVLLRYVPMTARRKTGIVSRGGSILAAWCLAHHEENFLYTNFAELCEILRAYDVTFSLGDGLRPGSIADANDAAQLAELATLGELTSVAWEHDVQVMIEGPGHVPLHKIKENVDLQRELCHDAPFYTLGPLTTDIAPGYDHITSAIGAAMIGWYGTAMLCYVTPKEHLGLPDREDVKAGVIAYKIAAHAADLAKGHPGAQAWDDALSDARFDFRWDDQFNLSLDPETAREYHDETLPAAPAKSAHFCSMCGPHFCSMRITQDVRKYAAEHGLDTDEAVQAGLAEKSREFAEQGARIYLPLADRQTP; encoded by the coding sequence GTGCGTCAGATCCGGCCGACGGATTCCGACAACACGGCTTCCGACAACACGACGACCGAGGCCGCCGGCAGCGGCAGCGGCAGCGGCAGCGGGGCGGAGGGCATCCTGGCTCGGCCGTTCCCCGGAAGCAGGAAGACCTACCTGGTCGGCTCCCGGCCCGACCTGCGGGTGCCGATGCGCGAGGTCGCACTGAGCACGGGCGACAGTCTGGTCCTCTATGACACCTCCGGGCCGTACACCGACCCGGGCTCCGGGGTCGACGTGCGACGCGGCCTGCCCGCGCTGCGGGCCGGCTGGATCGCCGCCCGCGGCGACACCGAGGAGATCGAGGGGCGGGCCGTCCAGCCCGCCGACGACGGGCGGCGGTCCGACGCGCCGGCCGGCGACGTCTTTCTCGGCTCCGGGCAGGCCCCGCGGCGGGCCGCCGCCGGCCGCGCGGTGACCCAGCTCGCCTACGCCCGGCGGGGTGAGATCACCGCCGAGATGGAGTTCGTCGCGCTGCGCGAGGGGCTCCCCCCCGAGCTGGTGCGCGACGAGATCGCCGCGGGCCGGGCGGTGCTGCCGGCCAACGTGAACCACCCCGAGAGCGAGCCGATGGCCATCGGCCGCAACCTCCTGGTGAAGATCAACGCCAACATCGGCAACTCCGCCGTCGCCTCCTCCATCGAGGAGGAGGTCGAGAAGATGGTGTGGTCGACCCGCTGGGGCGCCGACACCGTCATGGACCTCTCCACCGGGCGGAACATCCACACCACCCGGGAGTGGATCATCCGGAACTCGCCCGTCCCGATCGGGACGGTGCCGATCTACCAGGCGCTGGAGAAGGTCGGCGGCAAGGCCGAGGAGCTGACCTGGGAGGTCTACCGGGACACGGTGATCGAGCAGGCCGAGCAGGGTGTGGACTACATGACCGTCCACGCCGGGGTGCTGCTGCGCTACGTGCCGATGACCGCGCGGCGCAAGACCGGCATCGTCTCGCGCGGCGGCTCGATCCTGGCGGCGTGGTGCCTCGCCCACCATGAGGAGAACTTCCTCTACACGAACTTCGCCGAGCTCTGCGAGATCCTGCGGGCCTACGACGTCACCTTCTCCCTCGGTGACGGCCTGCGCCCCGGCTCCATCGCCGACGCGAACGACGCCGCGCAGCTCGCCGAGCTCGCGACACTGGGCGAACTGACGTCGGTCGCCTGGGAGCACGACGTCCAGGTGATGATCGAGGGGCCGGGCCACGTGCCCCTGCACAAGATCAAGGAAAACGTGGACCTGCAGCGCGAGCTGTGCCACGACGCGCCGTTCTACACCCTCGGCCCGCTCACCACCGACATCGCGCCCGGCTACGACCACATCACCTCGGCCATCGGCGCCGCGATGATCGGCTGGTACGGGACGGCGATGCTCTGCTACGTCACGCCCAAGGAGCACCTGGGCCTGCCGGACCGCGAGGACGTCAAGGCCGGGGTCATCGCCTACAAGATCGCAGCGCACGCGGCCGACCTGGCGAAGGGGCACCCGGGCGCCCAGGCCTGGGACGACGCGCTCTCGGACGCGCGGTTCGACTTCCGCTGGGACGACCAGTTCAACCTCTCGCTCGACCCGGAGACCGCGCGGGAGTACCACGACGAGACCCTGCCCGCGGCGCCCGCGAAGTCCGCGCACTTCTGCTCGATGTGCGGCCCGCACTTCTGCTCGATGCGGATCACCCAGGACGTCCGCAAGTACGCGGCCGAGCACGGCCTCGACACCGACGAGGCGGTGCAGGCCGGGCTGGCGGAGAAGTCCCGGGAGTTCGCCGAGCAGGGCGCCCGGATCTACCTGCCGCTCGCCGACCGCCAGACCCCCTGA
- the gnd gene encoding phosphogluconate dehydrogenase (NAD(+)-dependent, decarboxylating), protein MQLGMIGLGRMGANLVRRLMRDGHECVVYDVNPETVRSLAAEGAVGANSLAEFAAALSTPRAAWVMVPAGLTGQTVFELAEHFEAGDIIIDGGNSYYRDDVDRAAKLAERGLHYLDVGTSGGVFGLERGYCLMIGGEPEVAARLEPLFETIAPGVDTAPRTPGRTGEIAQAEKGYLYCGPNGAGHFVKMIHNGIEYGMMAAFAEGMGILEKAGIGRSEAALHDAETAPLAHPEYYQYDFDIASVAEVWRRGSVVSSWLLDLTATALAEDPKLTEFGGRVSDSGEGRWTVLAAVEEGVPAHVLTASLFERFSSRGESLFADKLLSAMRKQFGGHAEKKTEG, encoded by the coding sequence ATGCAGCTCGGAATGATCGGACTCGGCCGGATGGGCGCGAACCTCGTCCGCCGGCTGATGCGCGACGGGCACGAATGTGTGGTCTACGACGTGAACCCCGAGACGGTGCGGTCACTGGCCGCCGAGGGCGCCGTGGGCGCCAACTCGCTGGCCGAGTTCGCGGCCGCGCTGAGCACCCCGCGGGCGGCCTGGGTCATGGTGCCGGCCGGTCTGACCGGCCAGACCGTCTTCGAGCTCGCGGAGCACTTCGAGGCCGGTGACATCATCATCGACGGCGGCAACTCCTACTACCGGGACGACGTCGACCGGGCCGCGAAGCTGGCCGAGCGCGGCCTGCACTATCTGGACGTCGGCACCTCAGGCGGCGTGTTCGGACTGGAGCGCGGCTACTGCCTGATGATCGGCGGCGAGCCGGAGGTGGCCGCCCGCCTCGAGCCGCTGTTCGAGACGATCGCGCCCGGCGTCGACACCGCGCCGCGGACCCCGGGCCGGACGGGCGAGATCGCCCAGGCCGAGAAGGGCTACCTCTACTGTGGCCCGAACGGGGCGGGCCACTTCGTCAAGATGATCCACAACGGGATCGAGTACGGCATGATGGCGGCCTTCGCCGAGGGCATGGGCATCCTGGAGAAGGCCGGCATCGGGCGCTCCGAGGCCGCCCTGCACGACGCCGAGACGGCACCGCTGGCCCATCCGGAGTACTACCAGTACGACTTCGACATCGCCTCCGTCGCCGAGGTGTGGCGGCGCGGCAGCGTGGTCAGCTCCTGGCTGCTGGACCTGACCGCCACCGCGCTCGCCGAGGACCCGAAGCTCACCGAGTTCGGCGGCCGGGTCTCCGACTCCGGCGAGGGCCGGTGGACGGTGCTGGCCGCGGTCGAGGAGGGCGTTCCGGCCCACGTGCTGACCGCTTCGCTCTTCGAGCGGTTCAGCTCGCGCGGCGAGTCGCTGTTCGCCGACAAGCTCCTGTCCGCGATGCGCAAGCAGTTCGGCGGCCACGCCGAGAAGAAGACGGAAGGCTAG
- a CDS encoding GPGG-motif small membrane protein produces the protein MEFILWLIAVILVIAGIVSLVRGAILYGIALIVIGLLVGPGGVSIFT, from the coding sequence ATGGAATTCATTCTCTGGCTGATCGCCGTCATCCTGGTGATCGCGGGCATCGTCTCCCTGGTCCGGGGCGCCATCCTGTACGGGATCGCGCTCATCGTCATCGGCCTGCTCGTCGGCCCCGGCGGTGTCTCGATCTTCACCTGA
- a CDS encoding dihydrolipoyl dehydrogenase family protein produces the protein MSRSDDADGGTGASEADVIVIGAGPAGEVVAGRCAEAGLSVTVIERERVGGECSYWGCIPSKTLLRPGEVLAAARAVPGAAPAVGGIDAAAAFARRDEMVGGYSDAGQLPWLRERGVVVRRGAGRLVGERRVAVRAPDGAEEVLTAARAVVLATGTRATVPPVPGLAGADPWDNRSATGARAVPARLAVLGGGAVGAELAQAFRRLGSAEVTIIEGGPRLLAHEEPFAGDEVRAAFEAEGITVHTGRRAVAVHREAPAAGTPAGSGTPAGSGELAGPGAPRGAVVVTLDGGSGGSGVGGPERVVADEILVAVGRTPATGELGLPAVGLPEGGFVEVDDRMRATGVAGDWLYAVGDVNGRALLTHMGKYQARVAADAITGRLDPAGRAAADRADPGAVPRVTFTDPQVSAVGRTEAAARAAGLDVRVVTVPTASVAGSSVRGTEAVGTSQIVVDTARRVLVGATFVGHDTQEMVHAAAIAIVGAVPLEDLWHAVPSFPTVSEVWLRLLEAYGL, from the coding sequence ATGAGTAGGTCCGACGACGCCGACGGAGGTACGGGCGCCAGCGAGGCCGACGTGATCGTGATCGGAGCCGGGCCGGCGGGCGAGGTGGTGGCCGGCCGGTGCGCCGAGGCGGGCCTGTCGGTGACGGTGATCGAGCGCGAGCGGGTCGGCGGGGAGTGCTCCTACTGGGGCTGCATCCCCAGCAAGACGCTGCTGCGCCCCGGCGAGGTCCTGGCGGCCGCCAGAGCCGTCCCCGGGGCGGCGCCCGCCGTCGGCGGGATCGACGCCGCGGCGGCGTTCGCCCGGCGCGACGAGATGGTCGGCGGGTACTCCGACGCGGGCCAGCTCCCGTGGCTGCGCGAGCGCGGTGTGGTGGTGCGGCGCGGGGCCGGCCGGCTGGTCGGCGAACGTCGGGTCGCGGTGCGCGCGCCGGACGGCGCGGAGGAGGTCCTCACCGCGGCCCGCGCGGTCGTCCTGGCGACCGGTACGCGGGCCACCGTCCCGCCGGTCCCCGGGCTCGCCGGAGCCGATCCGTGGGACAACCGGTCCGCGACCGGTGCCCGCGCGGTGCCCGCCCGCCTCGCCGTGCTCGGCGGTGGCGCCGTCGGCGCCGAGCTCGCGCAGGCGTTCCGCCGCCTGGGCAGCGCGGAGGTCACCATCATCGAGGGCGGCCCCCGCCTGCTCGCGCACGAGGAGCCGTTCGCCGGCGACGAGGTGCGGGCGGCGTTCGAGGCCGAGGGCATCACGGTCCACACCGGCCGACGGGCCGTGGCCGTCCACCGGGAGGCCCCGGCAGCGGGCACGCCGGCAGGATCGGGCACGCCGGCAGGATCGGGTGAGCTCGCCGGGCCGGGCGCGCCGCGCGGGGCCGTGGTGGTCACCCTGGACGGTGGCAGCGGTGGCAGCGGCGTCGGCGGGCCCGAGCGCGTCGTCGCGGACGAGATCCTGGTCGCCGTCGGGCGGACGCCCGCCACCGGCGAACTCGGCCTGCCCGCGGTCGGCCTGCCCGAGGGGGGCTTCGTCGAGGTCGACGACCGGATGCGGGCCACCGGCGTGGCCGGGGACTGGCTCTACGCCGTCGGGGACGTCAACGGCCGGGCGCTGCTCACCCACATGGGCAAGTACCAGGCGCGGGTGGCGGCCGACGCCATCACCGGCCGCCTCGACCCGGCGGGCCGGGCCGCCGCCGACCGCGCCGACCCGGGGGCCGTCCCACGGGTCACGTTCACCGATCCGCAGGTGAGCGCCGTCGGCCGAACCGAGGCGGCGGCCCGGGCGGCCGGTCTGGATGTCCGCGTCGTCACCGTCCCGACGGCGTCGGTGGCCGGGTCGTCGGTGCGCGGCACCGAGGCCGTCGGGACGTCCCAGATCGTGGTGGACACCGCCCGCCGGGTGTTGGTCGGGGCGACGTTCGTCGGCCACGACACGCAGGAGATGGTGCACGCCGCGGCCATCGCGATCGTCGGGGCGGTCCCGCTGGAAGATCTGTGGCACGCGGTGCCGTCCTTCCCCACGGTCAGTGAGGTCTGGTTGCGCCTGCTGGAGGCCTACGGCCTGTGA
- a CDS encoding glycerol-3-phosphate dehydrogenase/oxidase, protein MTGTARLDPASRAAALRRMRAEPVDVVVIGGGVTGAGVALDAASRGLSVALLEARDLAAGTSSRSSKLIHGGLRYLEQLNGALVREALRERSLLLETIAPHLVRAIPFLLPLTHHGWERAYIGSGVLLYDTLGQGIGRIAPRPGGDGSAPRSGGVPLHRHLTRKAALREFPSLRADALVGAIQYWDGQVDDARHTMFVARTAARYGALVATSAQVTGLVREGDRVAGVRVRDLENGVDLEVRAAQTINAAGVWTDDIQAMVGGRGQLSVRASKGVHIVVPRDRIHGSTGLILRTEKSVLFVIPWGSHWIVGTTDTEWNLDLAHPAASSADISYLLDTVNRVLRTPLTTEDITGVYAGLRPLLAGESEDTSQLSREHAVVSPVAGLTMVAGGKYTTYRVMAADAVDAATAGMSRSVPPSCTDRVPLLGADGYPALWNAREGLARASGLHVAWVEHLLHRYGTLVEELLALVAERAELGRPLLGAPKYLAVEAVYAASHEGALHLEDVLTRRTRISIETADRGLEAAPQVAELIAPVLGWSSATVGREIDHYRARVTAELESQRQADDHTADAARLGAPDVRPVVPEGRGAAAPA, encoded by the coding sequence ATGACCGGTACCGCCCGCCTCGACCCGGCCAGCCGGGCAGCCGCGCTGCGGCGCATGCGCGCCGAGCCGGTGGACGTCGTCGTGATCGGCGGCGGCGTCACCGGCGCCGGGGTGGCGCTCGACGCGGCCAGCCGTGGCCTGTCGGTGGCCCTGCTCGAGGCCCGCGACCTCGCCGCCGGGACGTCCAGCCGGTCGAGCAAGCTGATCCACGGTGGCCTGCGCTATCTGGAGCAGCTCAACGGGGCCCTCGTCCGCGAGGCGCTGCGCGAGCGGTCGCTGCTGCTGGAGACGATCGCCCCGCACCTCGTCCGGGCGATCCCGTTCCTGCTCCCGCTGACCCATCACGGCTGGGAACGCGCCTACATCGGCAGCGGCGTGCTGCTCTACGACACCCTCGGGCAGGGCATCGGGCGCATCGCCCCCCGGCCGGGCGGGGACGGTAGCGCCCCCCGCAGCGGGGGTGTTCCGCTGCACCGGCACCTGACCCGCAAGGCGGCGCTGCGCGAGTTCCCGTCGCTGCGCGCCGACGCGCTCGTCGGCGCCATCCAGTACTGGGACGGGCAGGTCGACGACGCCCGGCACACCATGTTCGTCGCCCGCACGGCAGCCCGCTACGGCGCGCTCGTCGCCACCAGCGCCCAGGTCACCGGGCTGGTGCGGGAGGGTGACCGGGTCGCCGGGGTGCGGGTGCGCGACCTGGAGAACGGGGTCGACCTGGAGGTCCGCGCCGCGCAGACGATCAACGCGGCCGGGGTGTGGACGGACGACATCCAGGCGATGGTCGGCGGGCGCGGGCAGCTCTCGGTGCGCGCGTCGAAGGGTGTCCACATCGTGGTCCCCCGCGACCGCATCCACGGCTCGACCGGGCTGATCCTGCGCACCGAGAAAAGTGTCCTGTTCGTGATCCCGTGGGGCAGCCACTGGATCGTCGGGACGACCGACACCGAGTGGAACCTCGACCTCGCGCACCCGGCCGCCAGCAGCGCGGACATCTCCTACCTGCTCGACACCGTCAACCGGGTGCTGCGCACGCCGCTGACCACCGAGGACATCACCGGCGTCTACGCCGGCCTGCGGCCGCTGCTGGCCGGCGAGTCGGAGGACACCTCCCAGCTGTCCCGGGAGCACGCCGTGGTCAGCCCGGTCGCCGGGCTCACCATGGTCGCCGGCGGCAAGTACACGACCTACCGGGTGATGGCGGCGGACGCCGTCGACGCGGCGACCGCCGGGATGAGCCGCTCGGTGCCGCCGTCGTGCACCGACCGCGTCCCGCTGCTCGGCGCGGACGGCTACCCGGCGCTGTGGAACGCCCGGGAGGGCCTGGCCCGCGCCTCCGGGCTGCACGTCGCCTGGGTGGAGCACCTGCTGCACCGGTACGGCACCCTCGTCGAGGAGCTGCTGGCGCTCGTCGCGGAGCGGGCCGAGCTCGGCCGCCCGCTGCTCGGCGCCCCGAAGTACCTGGCGGTCGAGGCCGTGTACGCGGCGTCCCACGAGGGCGCGCTGCACCTCGAGGACGTCCTGACCCGGCGGACCCGTATCTCGATCGAGACGGCCGACCGCGGCCTGGAGGCGGCCCCCCAGGTCGCCGAACTGATCGCCCCCGTCCTCGGCTGGAGCTCCGCCACCGTCGGGCGCGAGATCGATCACTACCGGGCCCGGGTCACCGCCGAGCTCGAGTCACAGCGGCAGGCCGACGACCACACCGCCGACGCGGCCAGGCTGGGCGCTCCCGACGTCCGCCCGGTCGTGCCGGAGGGCCGCGGCGCCGCCGCCCCGGCCTGA